The Archocentrus centrarchus isolate MPI-CPG fArcCen1 chromosome 7, fArcCen1, whole genome shotgun sequence genome window below encodes:
- the LOC115782580 gene encoding PHD finger protein 20-like isoform X2 codes for MKTPPDRSGIIFEVGAKLEARDRQKNWYTATIEKIDYDKERILIHYQQWSRRHDEWFQWNSPYLRPMERVSLRRQGLNPPQSQPMFVSGTKVLACWTDCRFYPAKILRVNKDDSYTVRFYDGVVRTVKPTKVKPFQEKSRSEKSAVGSEGWEEGESEEEEGGEREEEEEEKRGEEEAAEKVTTEEKAGAEERGEEDRKRKAEPLSSIPPAKKKTDDSRSSGMQNQPITADSTPLPAPNPGHIDRDVLLERQAHLPTTHKFSREPLYRVIKNQPPPILSIELDHNPFKCPAPGCTKSFRKASLLHYHIKYYHSDQQLDERSSTEEAVRRKQSFSEGGDFMSERRSENSTSREHSIMGTEVKKDGGKEKTGGLDKKERKNFLRIKLKKKKKKKKKKKSQTGFCSSDDENSDRPPITLKLSTEHHDAHVQADDGSDWSTLTAESGEDTPSWPVGTETEDCEVVRCVCEVDEENDFMIQCESCLCWQHGTCMGLYEDNVPHNYICYCCRQTAGWRHAQRFLSEPNLLKSGHMFGLSCVKENYSEINASKISHTSHLLAHTYGISQVLSALQLKISLLHSPSHPDQQLWRLPWRQEESQRLTSSPRGEPPICYVSSEHCYQKPGASWEKPEQRPTVKQEHSSEEKEIKPEDVDKKAADGAADKNTAALTDTHNIKTENHAHTDGGEQTHTRTHAPVPRAAPVAECQLNLLEHIESLHQQISARMDVIERELDVLESWLDHSGELEPPDPLSRLPQLKQRIRRLLCDLCIVRRLSVCR; via the exons ATGAAGACGCCTCCGGACCGATCGGGAATCATATTTGAGGTCGGAGCCAAGCTAGAAGCCCGAGACCGCCAGAAGAACTG GTACACGGCCACCATCGAGAAGATTGACTATGACAAAGAGCGGATCCTGATCCACTACCAACAGTGGAGCCGCAGACACGATGAGTGGTTCCAGTGGAACTCGCCGTACCTGCGGCCGATGGAGCGAGTCAGCCTGAGGAGGCAGGGCCTGAATCCACCGCAGTCTCAACCG ATGTTTGTTTCAGGTACGAAGGTTCTGGCCTGTTGGACCGACTGTCGTTTCTACCCTGCCAAAATCCTCCGGGTCAACAAAGACG aCTCCTACACAGTGCGTTTTTATGATGGCGTAGTTCGGACTGTGAAGCCCACCAAGGTCAAACCTTTCCAGGAA aAGTCCAGATCTGAGAAGAGTGCTGTGGGAAGTGAGGGATGGGAGGAGGGtgagagtgaggaggaggaaggaggagaaagagaggaagaagaggaggagaaaaggggggaagaGGAGGCAGCAGAGAAGGTTACAACAGAGGAGAAGGCTGGAGCTGAagagaggggggaggaggaCAGGAAGAGGAAGGCAGAACCTTTATCTTCCATTCCACCAGCGAAGAAGAAAACCGATGACA GCAGAAGCAGCGGAATGcagaatcagccaatcacagctgacTCCACCCCCCTGCCAGCTCCTAACCCTGGCCACATAGACAGAG ATGTCCTGTTGGAGCGTCAGGCTCACCTTCCCACCACACACAAGTTCAGCAGAGAACCAT TGTACAGGGTGATAAAGAACCAGCCTCCACCCATCCTCTCCATTGAGCTGGACCACAACCCCTTCAAGTGCCCCGCTCCCGGGTGCACCAAGTCGTTCAGGAAGGCGAGCCTGCTGCACTACCACATCAAGTACTACCACTCCGACCAGCAGCTGGACGAGCGTAGCAGCACAGAGGAGGCCGTGAG GAGGAAGCAGTCTTTCTCAGAGGGGGGCGACTTCATGTCAGAGAGAAGGAGTGAGAACTCGACCAGCAGAGAGCATAGCATCATGGGAACAG AAGTGAAgaaggatggagggaaggagaaaACAGGAGGACTGGAcaaaaaggagaggaagaacTTCCTGAGAATcaaactgaagaagaagaaaaagaagaagaagaagaagaaaagtcaGACAG GATtctgcagcagtgatgatgaGAACTCAGACAGACCTCCGATTACGCTGAAGCTTTCGACCGAACATCACGACGCACACGTGCAAG CCGATGACGGCAGCGACTGGTCAACGCTAACAGCAGAGAGTGGAGAGGACACGCCCTCCTGGCCTGTTGGCACGGAGACAGAGGACTGTGAGGTGGTGCGGTGTGTGTGCGAGGTGGACGAGGAGAATGACTTCATGATCCAg tGCGAGTCGTGTCTGTGCTGGCAGCATGGCACTTGTATGGGTTTATATGAAGACAACGTCCCACACAACTACATCTGCTActgctgcagacagactgcag GTTGGCGGCATGCTCAGCGTTTCCTGTCTGAGCCCAATTTGCTGAAATCTGGTCACATGTTTGGCCTGTCGTGTGTGAAAGAGAACTACTCCGAGATCAACGCCTCCAAGATTTCGCACACCAGCCACCTGCTGGCGCACACGTACGGCATCAGTCAGGTCCTCAGCGCCCTGCAGCTCAAAATCAGCCTGTTGCA CTCGCCCTCCCACCCTGACCAGCAGCTGTGGAGGTTGCCTTGGAGGCAGGAAGAGAGCCAAAGACTGACGTCCAGCCCGAGAGGAGAGCCGCCCATCTGCTACGTCAGCAGCGAGCACTGCTACCAGAAGCCCGGAGCATCCTGGGAAAAACCAGAGCAGAGGCCGACGGTGAAGCAGGAACACAGCAGCGAGGAGAAG GAAATAAAACCTGAAGATGTCGACAAGAAAGCAGCTGATGGCGCCGCAGATAAAAACACCGCAGCGCTCACAGACACGCACAACATAAAAACGGAGAACCACGCACACACGGACGGCGGCGAGCAAACGCACACTCGGACGCACGCGCCGGTGCCTCGTGCGGCGCCTGTGGCCGAGTGTCAGCTGAACCTGCTGGAGCACATCGAGTCTCTCCACCAGCAGATCAGCGCCAGGATGGACGTCATCGAGAGAGAGCTGGACG TTTTAGAGTCCTGGTTGGACCACTCCGGCGAGCTCGAGCCCCCTGATCCACTGTCCCGCCTCCCGCAGCTCAAACAGCGAATCAGGCGGCTGCTGTGCGACTTGTGCATCGTGAGGCGCCTGTCGGTCTGCCGCTGA
- the LOC115782580 gene encoding PHD finger protein 20-like isoform X1 yields the protein MKTPPDRSGIIFEVGAKLEARDRQKNWYTATIEKIDYDKERILIHYQQWSRRHDEWFQWNSPYLRPMERVSLRRQGLNPPQSQPMFVSGTKVLACWTDCRFYPAKILRVNKDDSYTVRFYDGVVRTVKPTKVKPFQEKSRSEKSAVGSEGWEEGESEEEEGGEREEEEEEKRGEEEAAEKVTTEEKAGAEERGEEDRKRKAEPLSSIPPAKKKTDDSRSSGMQNQPITADSTPLPAPNPGHIDRDVLLERQAHLPTTHKFSREPLYRVIKNQPPPILSIELDHNPFKCPAPGCTKSFRKASLLHYHIKYYHSDQQLDERSSTEEAVRRKQSFSEGGDFMSERRSENSTSREHSIMGTVEVKKDGGKEKTGGLDKKERKNFLRIKLKKKKKKKKKKKSQTGFCSSDDENSDRPPITLKLSTEHHDAHVQADDGSDWSTLTAESGEDTPSWPVGTETEDCEVVRCVCEVDEENDFMIQCESCLCWQHGTCMGLYEDNVPHNYICYCCRQTAGWRHAQRFLSEPNLLKSGHMFGLSCVKENYSEINASKISHTSHLLAHTYGISQVLSALQLKISLLHSPSHPDQQLWRLPWRQEESQRLTSSPRGEPPICYVSSEHCYQKPGASWEKPEQRPTVKQEHSSEEKEIKPEDVDKKAADGAADKNTAALTDTHNIKTENHAHTDGGEQTHTRTHAPVPRAAPVAECQLNLLEHIESLHQQISARMDVIERELDVLESWLDHSGELEPPDPLSRLPQLKQRIRRLLCDLCIVRRLSVCR from the exons ATGAAGACGCCTCCGGACCGATCGGGAATCATATTTGAGGTCGGAGCCAAGCTAGAAGCCCGAGACCGCCAGAAGAACTG GTACACGGCCACCATCGAGAAGATTGACTATGACAAAGAGCGGATCCTGATCCACTACCAACAGTGGAGCCGCAGACACGATGAGTGGTTCCAGTGGAACTCGCCGTACCTGCGGCCGATGGAGCGAGTCAGCCTGAGGAGGCAGGGCCTGAATCCACCGCAGTCTCAACCG ATGTTTGTTTCAGGTACGAAGGTTCTGGCCTGTTGGACCGACTGTCGTTTCTACCCTGCCAAAATCCTCCGGGTCAACAAAGACG aCTCCTACACAGTGCGTTTTTATGATGGCGTAGTTCGGACTGTGAAGCCCACCAAGGTCAAACCTTTCCAGGAA aAGTCCAGATCTGAGAAGAGTGCTGTGGGAAGTGAGGGATGGGAGGAGGGtgagagtgaggaggaggaaggaggagaaagagaggaagaagaggaggagaaaaggggggaagaGGAGGCAGCAGAGAAGGTTACAACAGAGGAGAAGGCTGGAGCTGAagagaggggggaggaggaCAGGAAGAGGAAGGCAGAACCTTTATCTTCCATTCCACCAGCGAAGAAGAAAACCGATGACA GCAGAAGCAGCGGAATGcagaatcagccaatcacagctgacTCCACCCCCCTGCCAGCTCCTAACCCTGGCCACATAGACAGAG ATGTCCTGTTGGAGCGTCAGGCTCACCTTCCCACCACACACAAGTTCAGCAGAGAACCAT TGTACAGGGTGATAAAGAACCAGCCTCCACCCATCCTCTCCATTGAGCTGGACCACAACCCCTTCAAGTGCCCCGCTCCCGGGTGCACCAAGTCGTTCAGGAAGGCGAGCCTGCTGCACTACCACATCAAGTACTACCACTCCGACCAGCAGCTGGACGAGCGTAGCAGCACAGAGGAGGCCGTGAG GAGGAAGCAGTCTTTCTCAGAGGGGGGCGACTTCATGTCAGAGAGAAGGAGTGAGAACTCGACCAGCAGAGAGCATAGCATCATGGGAACAG TAGAAGTGAAgaaggatggagggaaggagaaaACAGGAGGACTGGAcaaaaaggagaggaagaacTTCCTGAGAATcaaactgaagaagaagaaaaagaagaagaagaagaagaaaagtcaGACAG GATtctgcagcagtgatgatgaGAACTCAGACAGACCTCCGATTACGCTGAAGCTTTCGACCGAACATCACGACGCACACGTGCAAG CCGATGACGGCAGCGACTGGTCAACGCTAACAGCAGAGAGTGGAGAGGACACGCCCTCCTGGCCTGTTGGCACGGAGACAGAGGACTGTGAGGTGGTGCGGTGTGTGTGCGAGGTGGACGAGGAGAATGACTTCATGATCCAg tGCGAGTCGTGTCTGTGCTGGCAGCATGGCACTTGTATGGGTTTATATGAAGACAACGTCCCACACAACTACATCTGCTActgctgcagacagactgcag GTTGGCGGCATGCTCAGCGTTTCCTGTCTGAGCCCAATTTGCTGAAATCTGGTCACATGTTTGGCCTGTCGTGTGTGAAAGAGAACTACTCCGAGATCAACGCCTCCAAGATTTCGCACACCAGCCACCTGCTGGCGCACACGTACGGCATCAGTCAGGTCCTCAGCGCCCTGCAGCTCAAAATCAGCCTGTTGCA CTCGCCCTCCCACCCTGACCAGCAGCTGTGGAGGTTGCCTTGGAGGCAGGAAGAGAGCCAAAGACTGACGTCCAGCCCGAGAGGAGAGCCGCCCATCTGCTACGTCAGCAGCGAGCACTGCTACCAGAAGCCCGGAGCATCCTGGGAAAAACCAGAGCAGAGGCCGACGGTGAAGCAGGAACACAGCAGCGAGGAGAAG GAAATAAAACCTGAAGATGTCGACAAGAAAGCAGCTGATGGCGCCGCAGATAAAAACACCGCAGCGCTCACAGACACGCACAACATAAAAACGGAGAACCACGCACACACGGACGGCGGCGAGCAAACGCACACTCGGACGCACGCGCCGGTGCCTCGTGCGGCGCCTGTGGCCGAGTGTCAGCTGAACCTGCTGGAGCACATCGAGTCTCTCCACCAGCAGATCAGCGCCAGGATGGACGTCATCGAGAGAGAGCTGGACG TTTTAGAGTCCTGGTTGGACCACTCCGGCGAGCTCGAGCCCCCTGATCCACTGTCCCGCCTCCCGCAGCTCAAACAGCGAATCAGGCGGCTGCTGTGCGACTTGTGCATCGTGAGGCGCCTGTCGGTCTGCCGCTGA
- the LOC115782580 gene encoding PHD finger protein 20-like isoform X3, translating to MERVSLRRQGLNPPQSQPMFVSGTKVLACWTDCRFYPAKILRVNKDDSYTVRFYDGVVRTVKPTKVKPFQEKSRSEKSAVGSEGWEEGESEEEEGGEREEEEEEKRGEEEAAEKVTTEEKAGAEERGEEDRKRKAEPLSSIPPAKKKTDDSRSSGMQNQPITADSTPLPAPNPGHIDRDVLLERQAHLPTTHKFSREPLYRVIKNQPPPILSIELDHNPFKCPAPGCTKSFRKASLLHYHIKYYHSDQQLDERSSTEEAVRRKQSFSEGGDFMSERRSENSTSREHSIMGTEVKKDGGKEKTGGLDKKERKNFLRIKLKKKKKKKKKKKSQTGFCSSDDENSDRPPITLKLSTEHHDAHVQADDGSDWSTLTAESGEDTPSWPVGTETEDCEVVRCVCEVDEENDFMIQCESCLCWQHGTCMGLYEDNVPHNYICYCCRQTAGWRHAQRFLSEPNLLKSGHMFGLSCVKENYSEINASKISHTSHLLAHTYGISQVLSALQLKISLLHSPSHPDQQLWRLPWRQEESQRLTSSPRGEPPICYVSSEHCYQKPGASWEKPEQRPTVKQEHSSEEKEIKPEDVDKKAADGAADKNTAALTDTHNIKTENHAHTDGGEQTHTRTHAPVPRAAPVAECQLNLLEHIESLHQQISARMDVIERELDVLESWLDHSGELEPPDPLSRLPQLKQRIRRLLCDLCIVRRLSVCR from the exons ATGGAGCGAGTCAGCCTGAGGAGGCAGGGCCTGAATCCACCGCAGTCTCAACCG ATGTTTGTTTCAGGTACGAAGGTTCTGGCCTGTTGGACCGACTGTCGTTTCTACCCTGCCAAAATCCTCCGGGTCAACAAAGACG aCTCCTACACAGTGCGTTTTTATGATGGCGTAGTTCGGACTGTGAAGCCCACCAAGGTCAAACCTTTCCAGGAA aAGTCCAGATCTGAGAAGAGTGCTGTGGGAAGTGAGGGATGGGAGGAGGGtgagagtgaggaggaggaaggaggagaaagagaggaagaagaggaggagaaaaggggggaagaGGAGGCAGCAGAGAAGGTTACAACAGAGGAGAAGGCTGGAGCTGAagagaggggggaggaggaCAGGAAGAGGAAGGCAGAACCTTTATCTTCCATTCCACCAGCGAAGAAGAAAACCGATGACA GCAGAAGCAGCGGAATGcagaatcagccaatcacagctgacTCCACCCCCCTGCCAGCTCCTAACCCTGGCCACATAGACAGAG ATGTCCTGTTGGAGCGTCAGGCTCACCTTCCCACCACACACAAGTTCAGCAGAGAACCAT TGTACAGGGTGATAAAGAACCAGCCTCCACCCATCCTCTCCATTGAGCTGGACCACAACCCCTTCAAGTGCCCCGCTCCCGGGTGCACCAAGTCGTTCAGGAAGGCGAGCCTGCTGCACTACCACATCAAGTACTACCACTCCGACCAGCAGCTGGACGAGCGTAGCAGCACAGAGGAGGCCGTGAG GAGGAAGCAGTCTTTCTCAGAGGGGGGCGACTTCATGTCAGAGAGAAGGAGTGAGAACTCGACCAGCAGAGAGCATAGCATCATGGGAACAG AAGTGAAgaaggatggagggaaggagaaaACAGGAGGACTGGAcaaaaaggagaggaagaacTTCCTGAGAATcaaactgaagaagaagaaaaagaagaagaagaagaagaaaagtcaGACAG GATtctgcagcagtgatgatgaGAACTCAGACAGACCTCCGATTACGCTGAAGCTTTCGACCGAACATCACGACGCACACGTGCAAG CCGATGACGGCAGCGACTGGTCAACGCTAACAGCAGAGAGTGGAGAGGACACGCCCTCCTGGCCTGTTGGCACGGAGACAGAGGACTGTGAGGTGGTGCGGTGTGTGTGCGAGGTGGACGAGGAGAATGACTTCATGATCCAg tGCGAGTCGTGTCTGTGCTGGCAGCATGGCACTTGTATGGGTTTATATGAAGACAACGTCCCACACAACTACATCTGCTActgctgcagacagactgcag GTTGGCGGCATGCTCAGCGTTTCCTGTCTGAGCCCAATTTGCTGAAATCTGGTCACATGTTTGGCCTGTCGTGTGTGAAAGAGAACTACTCCGAGATCAACGCCTCCAAGATTTCGCACACCAGCCACCTGCTGGCGCACACGTACGGCATCAGTCAGGTCCTCAGCGCCCTGCAGCTCAAAATCAGCCTGTTGCA CTCGCCCTCCCACCCTGACCAGCAGCTGTGGAGGTTGCCTTGGAGGCAGGAAGAGAGCCAAAGACTGACGTCCAGCCCGAGAGGAGAGCCGCCCATCTGCTACGTCAGCAGCGAGCACTGCTACCAGAAGCCCGGAGCATCCTGGGAAAAACCAGAGCAGAGGCCGACGGTGAAGCAGGAACACAGCAGCGAGGAGAAG GAAATAAAACCTGAAGATGTCGACAAGAAAGCAGCTGATGGCGCCGCAGATAAAAACACCGCAGCGCTCACAGACACGCACAACATAAAAACGGAGAACCACGCACACACGGACGGCGGCGAGCAAACGCACACTCGGACGCACGCGCCGGTGCCTCGTGCGGCGCCTGTGGCCGAGTGTCAGCTGAACCTGCTGGAGCACATCGAGTCTCTCCACCAGCAGATCAGCGCCAGGATGGACGTCATCGAGAGAGAGCTGGACG TTTTAGAGTCCTGGTTGGACCACTCCGGCGAGCTCGAGCCCCCTGATCCACTGTCCCGCCTCCCGCAGCTCAAACAGCGAATCAGGCGGCTGCTGTGCGACTTGTGCATCGTGAGGCGCCTGTCGGTCTGCCGCTGA